In a genomic window of Acidobacteriota bacterium:
- the rfbA gene encoding glucose-1-phosphate thymidylyltransferase RfbA, producing the protein MKGIILAGGSGTRLYPLTRAVCKQLVPVYNKPMIYYPLSTLMLAGIRDILIITTPEDQDGFRRLLGDGGSLGLSVAYTVQPSPDGLAQAFILGRQFVGRDRVALALGDNIFYGHGFPEVLRAAAGREAGATVFGYLVRDPWRYGVVEFDDQGRAISLEEKPTQPRSSYAVTGLYFYDNAVLDIAAGLAPSPRGELEITDVNLHYLERGTLTVERLGRGIAWLDTGTHESLLQASLFVQTIEERQGLMMACVEEIAYRMGYIGADEVARIAAPMRSNAYGQYLLRMIEQEVGSHAGV; encoded by the coding sequence GTGAAGGGCATCATTCTCGCCGGCGGTTCGGGCACGCGGCTTTATCCCCTCACCAGAGCGGTGTGCAAGCAGCTCGTCCCCGTCTACAACAAGCCGATGATCTACTATCCCCTCTCCACGCTCATGCTGGCGGGGATCCGGGACATCCTGATCATCACGACCCCCGAAGACCAGGACGGCTTTCGTCGCCTGCTCGGCGACGGCGGTTCGCTCGGCCTGTCGGTGGCCTACACGGTCCAACCGTCGCCGGACGGGCTGGCCCAGGCCTTCATCCTCGGCCGGCAGTTCGTGGGACGCGACCGCGTCGCGCTGGCCCTTGGCGACAACATCTTCTACGGCCACGGGTTCCCGGAGGTGCTTCGCGCCGCCGCGGGGCGCGAAGCCGGAGCGACGGTGTTCGGCTACCTGGTCCGCGACCCCTGGCGATACGGGGTCGTGGAGTTCGACGACCAGGGTCGCGCCATCAGCCTGGAAGAGAAGCCAACGCAGCCGCGGTCGTCGTATGCCGTCACCGGGCTCTACTTCTACGACAATGCCGTGCTCGACATCGCCGCGGGCCTCGCACCGTCCCCGCGGGGCGAGCTCGAGATCACCGATGTCAACCTGCACTACCTCGAACGAGGCACGCTGACGGTCGAGCGGCTCGGGCGGGGCATCGCGTGGCTCGATACGGGGACCCACGAGTCGCTGCTCCAGGCTTCGCTCTTCGTGCAGACCATCGAGGAGCGACAGGGGCTGATGATGGCCTGTGTCGAGGAAATCGCTTACCGCATGGGGTACATCGGGGCCGACGAGGTCGCCCGGATCGCGGCGCCGATGCGGTCGAACGCGTACGGGCAGTACCTGCTGCGCATGATCGAGCAGGAGGTCGGATCGCATGCAGGTGTCTGA
- the rfbC gene encoding dTDP-4-dehydrorhamnose 3,5-epimerase, which produces MQVSETAIPGVVLIEPRVFRDARGFFVETYHAERYRSMGIDLPFVQDNHSRSTRGTLRGLHWQWRRPQGKLVRVIEGEIFDVAVDIRPESPTFGQWVGATLSAENFLQIYVPPGFAHGFCVTSDVAQVEYKCTDVYDPEGEGGLTWNDPDLAIAWPVTDPFLSARDQAHPTLRERFPGSRPAVRIR; this is translated from the coding sequence ATGCAGGTGTCTGAGACCGCGATCCCGGGCGTGGTGCTCATCGAGCCGCGTGTCTTCCGCGATGCGCGCGGGTTCTTCGTCGAGACCTACCACGCCGAGCGCTATCGGTCGATGGGCATCGACCTCCCCTTCGTCCAGGACAATCACTCACGCTCGACACGGGGAACGCTGCGCGGCCTCCACTGGCAATGGCGGCGCCCTCAGGGCAAGCTCGTCCGGGTCATCGAAGGCGAGATCTTCGACGTCGCGGTCGACATCCGCCCCGAGTCCCCCACGTTCGGACAATGGGTCGGGGCCACGCTCTCTGCCGAGAACTTCCTGCAGATCTACGTCCCACCCGGGTTCGCGCACGGCTTCTGTGTGACGAGCGACGTGGCCCAGGTCGAGTACAAGTGCACGGACGTCTACGACCCCGAGGGCGAAGGCGGCCTGACGTGGAACGACCCGGACCTCGCCATCGCCTGGCCGGTGACCGACCCGTTCCTGTCGGCGCGCGATCAGGCGCACCCGACGCTTCGGGAACGGTTCCCTGGGAGTCGGCCGGCCGTCAGGATACGCTGA